CCTGCAGCCCGGCCACCACATCGTCCGCCGTCAGGGCGGCGGCCGGCGCCGGCCCCAGCTTCAGTGTCCAGCCGCCGGGGGCTGCCAGCAGCAGGGTCAGCACCGTCAGCACACGCCATGGCCTCTTCATGATTGCACCTCTTGTGCCTATCCGTCAGATGAGCGCTCCGGACAAAAGCCGGCCAGCCATCCCTCGAACCGGCCAGCCCCGGAGGGCAGCCCAACGATACCTGAGCACCCGGCCGGTGACAAGACCTGGCCCCCGGGCCGCTCCCTCACACCTTCTCCAGATGCACCGGCCGGCCAAAGATGGCCTGGGCGGTGGCCGCCGCGGCCGGGGTCCAGTCCGAAACAAAGAAGCGATCCGGCGCCTGACCGGCCAGGGCGGCGGCCAGGCCCGGATCCTGGTCCAGAAAGCGCGCCAGGGCAACCGCCACCTCCTCGGAGGAGTCGATGATCCGCACCCGGCGGCCGATCCGGATCTGAATCAGATGCTTCAACAACGGGTAATGGGTGCAGCCGAGGATGAGGGCCTCCACCTGCCGCGCCTTCAGTGGGGCCAGATAGCGCCGCAGGATCATCTTGGTCTCCTGGCGGCTGGTCCAGCCCTCCTCCACCAGGGGAACGAGCAGGGGGCAGGGCTCGGCATCCACCTCCAGGCCCGGCACCGCCTCCTTGAGGCCCCGCTCGTACACCCCGCTTTGCACCGTGGCCCGGGTGCCGATGACGCCAATCCGGCGGAACCGGCCTTCCCGGGCCACGGTAGCGATCACCGGCGAGATCACCTCGAAGATCGGCACCGGGAACTCCCGGCGCAGCACCTCCGGAGCGACGCTGGAAGCAGTGTTGCACGCCACCACCACCACCCGCGCCCCCTTTTCCAGAAGGAAGGCGGTGTTCTGGCGGGAATAGTCGAGGATGGTCTCCGGGCTCTTGCTGCCGTACGGGGTCCGGGCCAGATCCCCGAAATAGAGGAAGGGATAGCCGGGCATGAGCTGCCGGATAGCCCGGGCTACGGTCATACCGCCGACCCCGGAATCGAAGATACCGATCATAGCGCGGTCTGCCTCTTCAGCGAACAAAAACAGGGGTTGCCGGGGGAAAGCCCCGGCAACCCCTGAGAGGGTTGATGCTGGGTCTGTCAGGCGATCCGGATCACTTGGCCTTGATCCGGCCCTGGACGTTGTGGGCGATGCCGTGGCAGGCGCCGCAGGTGCCGAACTGCTTGAGCATGGCCTCGCCGTGCGGCGTGCCGTGGCAGCGCTGGCACTCGGGGATCTCACCATGGCGCGGATGGCATTTGGCGCAGGTCAGGGCGGTGTGGCGGGTGCGGCTGGCCTGCAGCTCGTTGTACACCTCGCCGTGGCACGGGGCGCAGTTGATCTGCGGCTCCTCCGCCGGGAAGGCGATGTTCTTGGGCTGATGCGGGTTGCTGTGGCAGCGCTGGCAGTCGGCGATGGTCTGCCCCTGCTTGTGCGGCTCGTGGCAGGTGAAGCACTCGGGGATCTTGCCGTGCTCGTCATGGCAGCCGGCGCAGGTCACCTCGGTGTTGTGCTTGGAGTTGGCGGCCCGGACCTCGTTCAGCACCCGGGCGTGGGACTCGTTCTTGTGGCAAGGCGCGCAGTAGGCCTGCGGCGTCTCGGCGCTGTACTTGATCTGCAGCGGGCTGTGGACCGGATGGCAGCCCAGGCACACCGAATCGTCCACGCCCAGCAGATGGAACGGCAGGCCGCCTTCCTGGCTGTGGCACATGGTGCACTTGGGGATGTAGCCGTGGGAGGTATGGCAGTCGTTGCAGGCCACCTGGCTGTGCTTGCTCGGGTACTGCTTGAGGGCCTGGGGCGGGCCACTGTGGCAGCGCTGGCACTGGTCGCCGGTGACATCCGGAATCACCAGGGGTGCGTGGGCGTTGCTGTGGCAGCTGCCGCACTTCTGGACCACTTGGTCGTTGCCATGGGGCAGGCCGTGACAGGTGCCGCACTTCGGGATGGCGTCGGCGTACTCCACCTTGCCCGGGGCATAGGTGTGATACGCGGTATGGCAGAAGACGCATGGCAGCTGGTGACGAGCGCCCTTCTGCTGCAGCAGGGTGAAAACCCCGATATGGCACTGGGCGCACTGCTCCATGGACAAGGGCTGGACATCCTTGTCATAGAGGGGCGGCCGTGCCGGCACCTGCCCGACCTCGGCGGTGAGGTGCACCGGACCCCCCTGCCGGGCCGGCTCCTTGACCTTGGCCGCCGCCTCCGGGGCCTTTTTCGGGGCAGCCCAGGC
This genomic stretch from Thermodesulfobacteriota bacterium harbors:
- the murI gene encoding glutamate racemase, translating into MIGIFDSGVGGMTVARAIRQLMPGYPFLYFGDLARTPYGSKSPETILDYSRQNTAFLLEKGARVVVVACNTASSVAPEVLRREFPVPIFEVISPVIATVAREGRFRRIGVIGTRATVQSGVYERGLKEAVPGLEVDAEPCPLLVPLVEEGWTSRQETKMILRRYLAPLKARQVEALILGCTHYPLLKHLIQIRIGRRVRIIDSSEEVAVALARFLDQDPGLAAALAGQAPDRFFVSDWTPAAAATAQAIFGRPVHLEKV